The genomic interval TCTCCTCGCCCGCGTCCAGCCGCTCCTTGATCTTGGCGTGCGCGATGTCGCGCGCCACGACCAGCGGGCCGGTCAGTGAGAGCCGGGTCTTGACCGGGTACTTGGTCAGCTCCGCGAGGATGTCGTCCATCGGCCGGTTGAGGTCGATGCGTACGACGTCACTCTCGTCGAGGTGCTCGTCCGTCGTGTCCGGCAGGAACCGCGCCGGGTCCTTCTCCAGCTGCTCCAGGAAGACGCCCTCGGCGGTGATCTTCGCGACGGCCTGGCGGTCCGCCGAGCAGGACACGGCGATCGCGACGGGCAGCGAGGCGCCGTGGCGCGGCAGGCGCACCACGCGCACGTCGTGGCAGAAGTACTTGCCGCCGAACTGCGCGCCGATGCCGATCTTCTGCGTCAGCTCGAAGACCTTCTCCTCCAGCTCCTTGTCGCGGAAGCCGTGGCCGGTCGGCGAACCCTCGCCCGGCAGCTCGTCAAGGTAGTGCGCGGAGGCGTACTTGGCGGTCTTGAGCGCGAACTCGGCCGACGTACCGCCGACGACGATCGCCAGGTGGTACGGCGGGCAGGCGGCCGTACCGAGCGAGCGGATCTTCTCCTCCAGGAACTTCATCATCGATGCCTCGTTCAGCACCGCCTTTGTCTCCTGGTAGAGGAAGGACTTGTTGGCCGAGCCGCCGCCCTTTGCCATGAAGAGGAACTTGTACGCGCCGCCGTCGGTCGCGTACAGCTCGATCTGCGCGGGCAGGTTCGAGCCGGTGTTCTTCTCCTCCCACATGTTCAGCGGGGCCATCTGCGAGTAGCGCAGGTTGAGCTTGGTGTACGCGTCGAAGATGCCGTGCGACAGGGCCTCCTCGTCGCCGCCCTCGGTGAGGACGTTCTGGCCGCGCTTGCCCATGACGATCGCGGTGCCGGTGTCCTGGCACATGGGCAGGACACCCGCAGCCGCGATGTTCGCGTTCTTGAGCAGGTCCAGGGCCACGAACTTGTCGTTCGAGGACGCATCGGGGTCGTCGATGATCCGGCGCAGCTGCGCGAGGTGCGCGGGCCGCAGGTAGTGCGAGATGTCGTGCATGGCCTCGGCGGCCAGGGTGCGCAGCGCGTCGGGGTCGACCTTGAGGAACGTACGCCCGTCGGCTTCGAAGGTGGAGACACCCTCGGCGGTCACCAGGCGGTACGGCGTGGTGTCCTCTCCCAGGGGGAGCAGATCGGCGTACTGAAACGCCGGGTTGGGCGGGCGGGAGACAGGGGGCATTACGGCCATTCCTCACTCGGCAGACGGCGACTGGCCTCCATTGGCGCAGCGCGCCCACCAGCGTAAGACGCCGACGGGGAGCCCGGTCTGTGAGGTAAGGCTCAGTTGGCGGAGATCCGCACTAGTCGCGATCTATCGCGTTTGGGTACGCTGGGCCGGTGGACCTCGACAAGAATCATTCAGCGGCCTCCGGCGGCCACCCCGAAAAGCACCCCCAGCAGCCGCAACCGGCCGCTCCCGCGGTGCCCGCCGAGCCCGCCATCCGCGCGTCCGACGCCGATCGCGACCGGATCGCGGACATCCTGCGCGAGGCCATGGCCGAGGGCCGGCTGACCGCCGAGGAGCACTCCGAGCGCATCGACTCGGTGTACCGCGCCAAGACCGTCGCCGAACTGGAGCCGCTGGTCCAGGACTTGCCCGCCCCCGGTGTCCGGCGCGAGCCGGCCTCGGCGGCGTACGACCCTCAGGATCCGTCCGGTCCCGTCACGGCGGAGAACCTGGTCGCGGTCTTCAGCAGCTCGACCCGCAAGGGGCGCTGGCGGATCGGCCGCAAGACCAACGCGTTCGCGCTCTTCGGCAGTGTCGAGATCGACCTCACCGAGGCGCTCTTCGGGCAG from Streptomyces spiramyceticus carries:
- a CDS encoding fumarate hydratase; its protein translation is MPPVSRPPNPAFQYADLLPLGEDTTPYRLVTAEGVSTFEADGRTFLKVDPDALRTLAAEAMHDISHYLRPAHLAQLRRIIDDPDASSNDKFVALDLLKNANIAAAGVLPMCQDTGTAIVMGKRGQNVLTEGGDEEALSHGIFDAYTKLNLRYSQMAPLNMWEEKNTGSNLPAQIELYATDGGAYKFLFMAKGGGSANKSFLYQETKAVLNEASMMKFLEEKIRSLGTAACPPYHLAIVVGGTSAEFALKTAKYASAHYLDELPGEGSPTGHGFRDKELEEKVFELTQKIGIGAQFGGKYFCHDVRVVRLPRHGASLPVAIAVSCSADRQAVAKITAEGVFLEQLEKDPARFLPDTTDEHLDESDVVRIDLNRPMDDILAELTKYPVKTRLSLTGPLVVARDIAHAKIKERLDAGEEMPQYLKDHPVYYAGPAKTPEGYASGSFGPTTAGRMDSYVEQFQAAGGSKVMLAKGNRSKQVTDACGAHGGFYLGSIGGPAARLAQDCIKKVEVVEYEELGMEAVWKIEVEDFPAFIVVDDKNNDFFTEPAPAPTFTSIPVRGPGLA
- a CDS encoding DUF1707 SHOCT-like domain-containing protein is translated as MDLDKNHSAASGGHPEKHPQQPQPAAPAVPAEPAIRASDADRDRIADILREAMAEGRLTAEEHSERIDSVYRAKTVAELEPLVQDLPAPGVRREPASAAYDPQDPSGPVTAENLVAVFSSSTRKGRWRIGRKTNAFALFGSVEIDLTEALFGQRLTVINVTAIFGNVEVRVPENITLRGSGTGIFGNFEVETLEAANPEAPVVVVNGYSVFGNIEAKPKRGKRIADLHGRMRKHLGH